CCACTATAATCACCTGCTGGCTGCCCAAGGTCTCCATGGCCACCACCGTACCCTTTCCCCATTGGCGATGATTGACCACCATTCCGACAGTGAAATCATGGCGGACAGTGGCTGCGGTAGCACTTTCAGCAGCGGCGCCGGCCCACTCCTGAATCTGCTGGGGACTGCCGTTGACATAGCGGAGGAACTTGTCATCCACTTCCCGCAAAAACCGGGAGGGGCGGCTGCTGATATGGCGGCCGAAGATATGACGTGTGCGAGCCCAGATCAGACAGAGTTCCTCCATGGCCCGAGTCATGCCGACATAGCAGAGACGACGCTCCTCTTGGAGCTGGCTTTCGTCCTCCAGGCAGCGGGAATGGGGAAAGAGCCCCTCCTCCAGCCCGACCAGAAACACTGCAGGAAACTCAAGTCCCTTGGCGCTATGCAGGGTAATCAGGGTGACCCCCTCGGAATCATTTTCAAAACTATCCAGATCCGAGACCAAAGAAATCTCCTCCAGGAACAAAACCAAATCTCCGCCCACCCGCCGATCATATTCTTCGGTAACGGTGAGTAATTCCTGTAGGTTTTCCAGCCGACTATGGGCTTCCACCGTATTCTCGGCTGTGAGCAGGGAGGTATAGCCTGTCCGCTGCATTATCTCCTGTAAAGTAATGGTCACCGCTGACTGGCCGGCAATTATGTCCAGCTCTTTCATGAGGTTGGCAAATCCAGCCAGGGCCGAGCCGCTTTTACCGCCGATCTTTTCTGCGGCTTCAGCCAAATACAGTGCTGGCGCCACACCCTTTTCTGCGGCCAGGGCCAACAGTTTTTCCAGGGTCTTTTGGCCGATGCCCCGTCGCGGCTCATTAATCACCCGGGCCAAAGACGTGCTGTCCCAAGGATTGACCAACAGTTTCAGGTACGCAAGCATATCCTTGATTTCCTTGCGCCCGTAGAAAGGAACACCGCCCACCAGCTGGTAGGGTATGTTAGCCCGACGCAGGGCGTCCTCCAGAGTCCGGGACTGGGCCCGGGTCCGGTAGAGCACAGCATAGTCCGACAGTGGCCGCTGGCCGCTCTGAATAGTGTGGACAACGTAGCCCGCTTCATCGGTTTCCGTCTGGGCGTTGTACACACTGACTTCGGCCCCGTCACCAGCTGCAGTCCACAATTCCTTCTGTTTACGCTGATTATTATGGCTGATGATTGAATTAGCGGCCCCGAGGATATTGCCGGTGGAACGGTAATTCTGCTCCAGCTTAATCACCGTGGCCTCAGGATAATCCTTTTCAAAGTCCAGGATATTGCCGACATCGGCGCCCCGGAACAGGTAAATGGACTGGTCATCATCGCCCACCACGCAGATATTGCGGTGCGCAGACGCCAATAGATTAACAATTTTATATTGGGCATGGTTGGTATCTTGGTACTCGTCCACATGAATGTAGCGGAAGCGCTCCTGGTACTGTTCCCGGACTTCCTGATGATTTTCCAAAAGGTTGACGGTTACCACCAAGAGATCATCAAAGTCCAGGGCGTTGTTGGCCTGCAGCTTGCGCTGGTAGAGTTTGTATACCGTTGCCACCTTCTCGCGGTACCAATCGGTGGCCTGCTTAGAATATTCATCCGGCCCCATCAGCTGATTCTTGGCATTGCTAATGGCAGAGAGGACCGCCCGGGGCACAAACTTCTTGTCGTCAAGTTCTAACTCCCGCAGGCATTGCTTAACGACCGTCAATTGGTCCTGGTCGTCATAAATGCTGAACCCGGGCTGATACCCCGCCTTTTGACCGTGACGGCGCAACATTCGCACACAGGCAGAGTGGAAGGTGGAAATCCACATCCCATCGGTGTTACCCACCAACGCCTCCACCCGCTCCCGCATCTCGGTGGCAGCTTTGTTGGTAAAGGTTATGGCGAGGATTTCTGATGGCCGGGCCACGCCCGTTTCCAGCAGGCGGGCAATTCGGTACGTAAGCACCCGGGTCTTGCCGCTGCCGGCGCCGGCAATTATCAACAGCGGGCCGTCGCTATGGCAAACGGCCGCCAGTTGTTGTTGATTCAGTTCTTGCTCGATTTTTTGCATCGGTTCCACATCCTCTCATATTAATAATAGTGCAAACCGGGCCGGGGCGCAACAATGCAAAGTGGCAGTGGTTGCCAGAGAAACCAAAGAAAAA
This genomic interval from Bacillota bacterium contains the following:
- a CDS encoding ATP-dependent DNA helicase PcrA, yielding MQKIEQELNQQQLAAVCHSDGPLLIIAGAGSGKTRVLTYRIARLLETGVARPSEILAITFTNKAATEMRERVEALVGNTDGMWISTFHSACVRMLRRHGQKAGYQPGFSIYDDQDQLTVVKQCLRELELDDKKFVPRAVLSAISNAKNQLMGPDEYSKQATDWYREKVATVYKLYQRKLQANNALDFDDLLVVTVNLLENHQEVREQYQERFRYIHVDEYQDTNHAQYKIVNLLASAHRNICVVGDDDQSIYLFRGADVGNILDFEKDYPEATVIKLEQNYRSTGNILGAANSIISHNNQRKQKELWTAAGDGAEVSVYNAQTETDEAGYVVHTIQSGQRPLSDYAVLYRTRAQSRTLEDALRRANIPYQLVGGVPFYGRKEIKDMLAYLKLLVNPWDSTSLARVINEPRRGIGQKTLEKLLALAAEKGVAPALYLAEAAEKIGGKSGSALAGFANLMKELDIIAGQSAVTITLQEIMQRTGYTSLLTAENTVEAHSRLENLQELLTVTEEYDRRVGGDLVLFLEEISLVSDLDSFENDSEGVTLITLHSAKGLEFPAVFLVGLEEGLFPHSRCLEDESQLQEERRLCYVGMTRAMEELCLIWARTRHIFGRHISSRPSRFLREVDDKFLRYVNGSPQQIQEWAGAAAESATAATVRHDFTVGMVVNHRQWGKGTVVAMETLGSQQVIIVDFPGQGRRKLMAEYAPLTPCED